In Phycisphaerae bacterium RAS1, the genomic window AAGGGGCAGGGCGTGGACGATCTGATCGCCCACCTGAGCACGCTCAGCGAACTGCTGGACCTCAAGGCCGATCCGTCCGTTCCGGCGCACGGGACGGTCATCGAAGCCCAGATGCGCGAAGGTCAGGGAATCGTCGCGCAGGTCCTGGTGCGCGAGGGCACGTTGAAGACGGGTCAGCACATCGTCTGCGGCCCCGGCAGCGCCAAGATCCGCGCCCTGCGCGGCGACTACGGCCGCCCGACGCGCGAAGCCGGCCCCAGCACGCCCGTGGAGGTTGTCGGCCTCGACGAGTTGCCGCAGGCGGGCGACCGGCTCTTCGTGGTCGATGACCCGAGCCGTGCGAAGGAGATTGCCGCCGAGGTGCGCCAGGCGCGACGCGAGGCGTCGCTGCTGGCGGCCCGCAAGCCGCGCTCGCTGGAGGACCTGCTGGCGGTCGGCGATCACGAGAAGATTCCGGAGCTGAACGTCATCGTCAAGGCGGACGTGCAGGGCTCGGTGGACGTGCTGCGCAAGTCGCTCAGCGAGTTCCCGGCCGACAAGGCGCGGCTGGTGGTGCTGCACGCAGGCGTGGGCGTCATTACCGAGGCGGACGTGGCCCTGGCCCAGGCGTCCAAGGCGATCATTTTCGGCTTCCACGTGGTGGCCGAGGACCGCGCCCGGCAGCTCGCCGACCAGGTCGGCGTCGAGATTCGCGTCTACCGCGTGATTTACGAAATGCTGGACGACGTGCACAAGGCCCTCGCCGGGCTGCTGGCGCCGCTCAGCAAGCAGGAGACGCGCGGCGCGGCGGAAGTGCGGCAGATTTTCAACACGAAGTACGGCGTCATCGCCGGTTGCGCGGTCAAGTCCGGCACGGTGGCCCGCTCGCACAAGGTGCGGCTGCTGCGCGACGGACGAATCGTGCTGGACAACGGGTCGCTGGAGTCGCTCAAGCGCTTCAAGGACGACGCCCGCGAGGTGCGCGCCGGCCTGGAGTGCGGCATGAAGCTGGCGAATTTCGACGACATCAAGCCCGGCGACGTGATCGAGACCTTCGAGGTCGTTGAAATAGCGCAGGACCTGTAAGGGTGGGACGGGCGTCTCGCCCGTCCCGGCTTGCAGGGTCGCCCAAGCGACACGGGACGGGCGAGACGCCCGTCCCACCAACGAGCATGGTCATCGGCGTTTTGCAGGTTCGCCTGGCGATATTCGAGGCGATGTCGCTGAAGGACAAGCGGCGCGTCACGCGCAGCCTGAAGGATCGGCTGGCGCGGCACAACGTCTCGGTGGCTGAGATCGATGACCTCGACCACCGGCAGGCGACGACGCTGGGCCTGGCTATGATCGCCAATGACGCCCGCTTCGTGCAGGGCGTGCTGATGAAGATCGTGGACGAGATTCGTGCCTACCCGCACGCCAGTCTCGTCGATTACGAAATCGAGATGCTCTAGGGCTTGTTTGAGCCCTGCCCGGGAAAGATCGGCGGATGGCCGGCGAGCACCGGCCATACGCCCATGCGTCCTCCAAGCCGGCGTCGCGGAGCCCAGACCGGTGTCGTACAGGTTGCAGCGGATTGCGAGCGTCGTGCGGAGCGTCGTGGCGGAGGCGATTCAGCGGCGGCTGAATGACCCGCGCATCGAGCCGCTCACTTCGATCACGCGCGTCGAGATCACGCCCGACCTGACGCTCGCCCGCGTTTACGTCAGCGTCATGGCCCCCGAAGCGCGGCGGAAGCTCACGGTGACGGCGCTGTCGCGCGCGGCCGGCCGGATTCGCACCTTGCTGGCCGAACATCTGACTATGCGAACGATCCCGCGGGTCGAATTCCATCTCGACGATTCCCTTCGCCGCGGGCTTGAAACGCTGGCGGCGATCGACGAGGCGATGGCGGAGATTGAGGCCAAGCCGCCCGCGGAGGCGCCGACCGGCCGGCCGGCGGACGAAGCGGAACAGGCGATTGACACGGGCCGCGACCCGGCGGTCCGGGAGGATGCGTAAGCGATGAGGGGCGCCACCGACTGTGCCAAGCGTGTCAAGCAGGTCTTCGCGTCGCTGCGCTCGAAGCTGGGCAAGCCGACGCGTCCGGCTCACACCGATCCCGTCACTCAGCTCATCCTCGGCGTTTTCTCGCGCGACGTGCCCGAGGCGAAAGCGCGCGAGGCCCTGGAGGCGATGCGCGGCCTGGTGGTGGATTACAACGAGCTGCGCGTGATCCCGGCGCTCGAGCTGGCGCAGACATTGGGCGAGGGCTACCCGGACGTCCGGCTCAAGTGCGAGGATATGTCGCGGGCGCTCAACCGCATTTTCGCGGTGGAGCACACCGTGAGCCTGGACCACCTTGCCGAGATGTCGCGCAAGGAAAGCGTTGCCTATCTGGAACGCGTACCCGGGCTGGAGGCGTACACCCGCGCCCGCATCCGGCTCCTGGGGCTTAATCAGCACGCGATTCCGCTTGACGAGGCCATGCTGGCGGTCGCCAAGCGCGACCGCATGATCGACGCCAAGGCCGCGCTCGACGAGGCAGAGGCGTTCCTTGAGCGCCAGATCGATGAAGCGGATGGAGTCGAGTTTTTCGCCCTGCTGCGCAAGCATGCGTGGAGCGAGATGGCGACCGCCGTCCGCAAGCGGCAGGTCGACCGTATTCAAAGCGTTCCGCCGACGCGCGCGACAAGCAACATGCTCCAGGCGATCGCGGCCGGCGTGCACATCGAAGTGGACGATATCCCCGTCAACGAATTCGAGTCGCTCGGCGAGCCCGGCGCCGAAGGCGCCGGCGTGGAGCCGGCCGCCGCGGCGGCGCGCGGCGACAAGAAGTCTTCCGGCAAGCCGCCGGACAAGGGCAATCGAAAGGCCGGCGCGCCCGCGCGCGAGGCCGGGAGCGGCCGGCGCGCCGAAAAGCCCCGAAAGTCGGCCGGCGGCGCGGCCAACGCGCGCACCGGAAAAGGCGCGGGCAAGAGCGCGGCGAGATCGCGCAGCGCGTAATCGCTTCGAATCAGCCGCGCCCGCCTGGAAGGGATGCCATCGTGTTCCGTTTCACTCGCTTTCTCGCGGCGGCGCTGCGTATTTCGGGCTGCCTGCTGGCCGCATCCATCGTCGCCGCCGGACCGCCCCAGAATGACGCCCAGCGCCACGCCGCGACGCCGCTGAGCGAGATCGCCGGCGCCCCCCCGACCGCCAGCCGGCCGTCCGCGTCGCTCGACGACGTTCCTGATTTGCGACGCCAGTATGAACGCGCCCGCACGGCGCTCGAGGACAACCGCATCGACGAAGCGCTGCGGCTGCTGGATGCCGCCGTCACCAGCGCCAAGGGCGACTACTTCGAGCTGATCGCGCTCACCGCGCAGGCCAAGTTCCGCGCCGGTCGGCACGGCGAGGCGCGCACCGCGGCCGAGTTTGCCGCGATGTTCCGGCCCGCTGATCCGGATATCCGGTTCCTTCTCGGCGAGCTCTACCAGAAGCAGGACGTGCTCGATCGAGCCGTCGAGCAGTTCCGCACCGCCACCCTGGCCGAGGCCGGCGCCCCGGACAATCCGCGCGTCACCGCCGCCTGGTTCCGGCTGGGAGAGTGCCTGGAAAAAACCGGCCGGCTCGCCGCCGCCGCCGAAAGCTACGCCCGTTTTGATCGCGTCATTTGGGAAACCAGCCCGGAGCAGCGCAACGCCGAGCCGGTGGCGGCGATTCTCAAGGGCCAAGCGAATGGAGCCGTCGAGCGGCGCGTCGATCTGCTGGCCAAGCTCGGCCGATCCGCCGAGGCGCTTCAAGCCCTCGAATCGGCCATGCAGCGTGCGCCCGGCGACCCGCGACTCGCGCGCCTGTACGCCCAACAACTGCTCTCCGCGGGACGCGGCAACGACGCGGCGGCTTTCGCGACCGCCAAGCTGGCCGAGCTCGAAAAACGCAGCGCCGACGGTGCGGCAACCGACGAGCCGATCGAATCCTCGCCCTACCTGTCGGTCCTGATCGAGGCCGCCCGGACCGGCGGCGGCCTCCTGGTCGAGCTGGAGCGGATTGCCGCGAACGTTGCCGCCGGCCAGGGAACGGCGCTGGCGTCAGCGCTCGCGCGCCGGCTCGAGGCGAGCGAGCCGGCCGCATCGGTGGTGCTCTTCCGCGCGCTGGCGGCGCATCGGCCGCAGGATGCCGACGCGGCCTGGGCGCTGGCGGGCGCATTGCGGAGGGCCGGGCGGCTTGAGGAGGCCCTGACCAGCTTGATCGCGTTCGTCCGCGCCAACCCGGACGCGGAAACCACGTTCGCTCGGCTCGACGGCTGGCTGGCCGCGCTGCCCGATGTCGAGGCGTTCCTGAAGCTCGCTGCCCGGCTCACGGAGCGGGCCGATCGAGACTTCGCGACGGACTTCGTGCTGGGGGCGGCGGCCGCCGCAGGCGGACAGGTCGAGCTGGCGGAGAAGCTGCTGAGCGCCGCCGCGGGCGCGCGGCCGGGCTTTGCGCTGACGCTGGTCGTCCGCGCGCAGCTCTTTGTGCGGGCCGGACGCTGGCAGGACGCACGGCGGGAGGCTTCCGCGGCGCTGGAGATCGCGCCGCGCCTGGCGGCGGCGCAGTACACGCTGGGGCAGGCGCTGGAGGCCGTGGACGACAACGAGGCGGCTGCCGATGCATACAAGGCGGCCCTCAAGCAGCGGCCCGAAGACGTGGCCTACGCGCTGGCGCTGGGGCGCCTCTTTGACCGCACGGATGAGCCCGTCAGCGCGCAGCGCTACTTCGAGCAGGCGCTGGGCGTAAACCCGGCCTGTGGTGAGGCGGCCCAGGGATTGATCGACAGCTATCTCTTTCACTCGCCGCAGAAGGACGAGCTGGCCCGTTCGGTGATGGCCCGCGCGGAGCGCAGCGACATGCCCGAAGACGTGCTGCGCCGCATGCGCACCACGCTGCGCTTCTCGCGAGCGCTCTTCTCCGATGAGCACGCCGCCGAGCTCGCGGCGCAGTTCAAGCAACATCCGGCGGACGTGCGCACCGGCAACATGTTGATTTCCGCGCTGCTCTTCCGCCACCATCCGGAAGAGGCGCTGGAAATCGCCCGGTCCGTCGCGGGCGTGGCCGATCCGAACGATGAAGAGACGGCCGTCCGGCGGGCCGAGGCGCACGCGCTGAACCTCGATTACCGCGGCGGAACCACCTGCATCCAGCCGCTGCTGGAGCGCTATCCAAACCGCGTGCGGCTGCTGGACGTGCAATGCGAGCTGCTGGTGCGTGATTTTCGCTTCGAGGAAGCGCGGCCGCTCCTGCGGCACGTGCTGACGCTCAAGCTGCCGGACCTGAAGCGCGAGCTGGCCCGGCTGCGGCTGCTGGGGACGTACGCGGAAATCGGCGACTATGAGCCGGCCCTCGAGCTGCTTGACGAGTGGATCAAGGACCAGCCGGATAATGTGAACTACCTCGCCGACCGGCTTTCGATTCTGGCGCTGGCCGGCCGCGGGAAGGAGGCGGTCGAGGCCGCCCGCAAGCGACTCGAGCAGGACGCGGAAGACCCGCTCGCGTCGGCCCTGTTCATTCAAACCTGCGAGCAGTGCAAGGACTATGCGGCGCTGGCCGAGCAGGCCCGCAAATGGTACGAAGCCAATCCGCCCCTTCCGAACGCGGCGCGAATTCTCATCGCCGCGCTGACGCAGGCCGGCCGCCGCGATGAGGCCCTGGCCGTGCTCGATGAGTTGACGCCCGCGACGCAGGATGACGATTTCGACTGCCGGCGCATGCGCGCCGAATTGCTGGCGGCCGGGGGCAAGGTCGACGCCGCGATCGACGTGCTGGAGACTCTGCTGCAGGAGCCCGCGCTCCAGCCGCCATCGGACATGCGCTACGGATTTCAGGAGAAATTGGTCGAAACGCTCGCGAAGGCGCGGCAGTACGACCGGGCGCTTCAGACGCTCGACGGCTGGAAGGCGGCGATCGACCCGCGCGACCGCGTCACGCCCCTGGTTCTGAACAGCTTTCGTCGCTACGTGTTCCAGGCGTCCGAGCGGCTCGACGAGTACATCTCCTTGTGCGAGGAAGAGCTCCAGCGAAACCCGCACGACCCGGCCATGAACAACGACCTGGGCTACACCCTGATCGATCGCGGCGAGCAGATCGAGCGCGCCACGCGCATGGTCCGGCTTGCGGTGGCCGAGTCGGTCCCGCGCCGCACGAACTATCGTTTCGAACTTCCGCTCAACGCGGCGTATCTCGACAGCCTCGGCTGGGCTTGCTACAAGTCCGGCGATTTTCCGGCGGCGCGCGAGTGGCTCAGCCGCGCCGTGCGGCTGCGCGACGGCGAAGATGCGGCGCTGCACGATCACCTGGCGGACGTGGAGTTTCGCGTGGGCGACCGCGACGCGGCCCTCAAGCACTGGAAAAAGGCGGTCGCGCTGCTCGAAGCACAGGAGGCTGAGAAGCTGAGCACGCGCGACGTGCGGCTGCAGGCACAGGTGAAGGGCAAGCTGGCGGCGCTGGAGCGCGGCGAGAAGCCGGAGGTCGCGCCCCTCGCGCCGCCGCCGAAGCCGGGAGGCGGCCGGTGACGCGCCCGCTGGATGTCGCCCGGCAGGTCGTGGCGGAGGAAGCGGCCGCGCTGCGCCGCCTGGCTGAAATGCTGGACGAGCGTTTTGAGCGTGTGCTCGATGCGATCATGGCGTGCGACCAGATCGTCGTCAGCGGCCTGGGCAAGAGCGGGAACATCGCGCAGAAGATCGCAGCCTCTCTCACCAGCACCGGCACGCCGGCGCTGTTCTTGCATCCGGTCGAAGCCCTGCACGGCGACCTGGGCATCGTGACCGAGAGGCACTGTCTGATCGCCTTGTCACGTAGCGGAAATACCGAGGAGATCGTCCGGTTCGTCGAGCATTTCCGGCGGCTGGGCGGACCGGTGATCGGCATGACGCAGGGGCGCGAGTCGCGCCTGGCCGAGCTGGGTCACCATCTCATTCTGCTGCCCGACGCGCCGGAAGCCGGTCCGCTCCAACTCGCTCCGACGACTAGCTGCGCGCTGCAACTCGCCGCCGGCGACGCGCTGGCCATGGCCCTGCTCGAGCGGCGCGGCTTCGCGAAGGAGAATTTTGCCCAGTATCACCCGGAGGGGCCGCTGGGCCGGCGGCTGCTGCTGCGGGCCGATGACGTGATGCACAAGGGCGACGCGCTGCCGCGCGTGCGCGGAGGCGAGACATTCAAGGGACTGCTGCTCGAAATGAACCGCAAGCAGCTCGGCCTGGCGCTGATCATCGATGACGCCGGCCGCCTGGCGGGAGTTTTCACCGACGGCGATCTGCGGCGGCTGCTGGAGCGCGTCGAAAACCCGATGCGGCTTGACGCGGCGACTGCTCATGCCCGCAGCCGCCGCTCGCCGGATCAACCCGCAGTTCCCACGTCGTGCGTCACCGCGGAGAAGCTCGCGGTCGATTGCCTTCAAATCATGCGCACCGCACAGATCACGAGCCTGGTCGTGGTGAGCGACGCCGCTGCGCCCGTGGGACTGGTCCGACTGATGGACCTTGTCCGAGCCGGACTGGCGTGATGGGCGGCGCGGGGGTGTCTGGCGCGCCTGTGCCGGTGGGACACGTTCGATAGAGCTAGCGATCAGCGGCGTCTTTCGGAACCCGCCGCGCCGAGCGGCGGGGTGACGATCGTCAGCGACCGGCGCCCCGCAGGCCGCGGACATCACCCCGCCGCTTGGCGCGGCGGGTTCGGACGGATCGGCACGTCACCCTGCGCAGCAGGTTCGGACGCATTGCGGCCTGAACCCGGATGCACCCGTGCGGATCGGGTACCGGTATTTCCCCGTTGATTCCCGTGCAGGGGTGAGAGAGGATTCGCCAAAGATCGCTTGCCTTGTTACGGGGCCTCGCGGGTGGGTCAGTTCCGCGGCGTCCGGTCCGCCTTACTCTGCGGGAGTGAGTCAGCATGCCAAACGTACTACGTATTCTGTTCGTGCATGGGGTCGGGAATCAGCAGGCCGATACATCGTGGCAGGGCGGCTGGGAGGACGCCGCTCGCGCCGGGCTGAAGCGCTGGGAGCCCCAGGCCGACCCGGTATTCGACTACGTCATGTACGACGACCTTTTTGCCGCCGAGGAGATCACCGCCGCCGGCACCGCCGAGGCGGTCATTAAGCTCCTGGGCAGCGGCGCGGTCAGCGCCGCCGCGGCTGTCGGAGACGCCGTGTCGGGCGCGGCGGAGTGGATCGGCGGCCTGTTCGGGGGGCGCCGCGGCTGGTTGGATACGATGAGCGATCGGGCACGCTGGACCGCGGGCATGGTCGTGCAGTGGGCGGAAAACGAGCGGCTGCAGAGGCGCTGCCGCCAGCGGGTGGTGGAGAAGATCAACGCATTCCGGCCGGATGTGGTGGCGGCGCACAGCCTCGGCTCGCTGCTCTGCTATGACTCGTTCTCGCATCCGGACACGCGCGGCTCGATCGCCGGCAAGACGTTTGTTTCGTTCGGCTCGCAGATCGGGAACTGGTTCGTCAAGAACACGTTCGCGGGGCGGCTGCGCGAGCTGGATCAGGCGGCGCGTTGGTATCACCTGTACAACGCGCGCGACAACGTCTTCACCGCGCCGATTCGCATTGTTCACCCGACCTTCGAGCAGGTGAACACGCCGTCCGACGTCGGCGGCCTCGACGCGCACGACGCGGTTCGGTATCTCGGCCACGCCAATACGGTCGACCGTGTGTGGCGCTGCCTGGCCGCGCCGGCCGCGGCGCCGGGCGTGCGGGCGCTGACGCGCGCGGCGGAATCGGTCGCGGCCGCAGTTCGTCCGCCGGCGCACCGCGCCCTGATCGTCGGCATCAACAACTATCGCGGGTCGATCCCGGCCCTGGCCGGGTGCGTGAACAACGCCTTCATGGTGAGCTCGGTCCTGCAGGAACTCAAATTCCCGGCCGATGGCATCCGCCTGCTGCTGGATGAGCGCGCCACCGCCGCCGCGATCCGCGAGCGGCTGGCGTGGCTGCTGGACGACGTGCGGCCGGGCGAGCGGCGGGTTTTCGCGTTCAGCGGCCACGGCGCCCAGCTTCCGACCTACAACGCCGCCGAAACCGTAGACGGCGTGGACGAGTGCCTGGTGCCGGTCGATTTTGACTGGTCCGCCGCCCGTGCGATCACCGATGACGAGTTCGCGCTGCTCACGGCCGATCTGCCCTACGGCGTCGAGTTCTACGCGTTTTTGGACTGCTGCCACTCCGGGGGCATGTCGCGCTCCGGCGGCGCCGTCCGCGGAGTCGACGCGCCGGACGATGTGCGGCACCGCATGATGCGTTGGGACAAGAGCAAGCAGATGTGGCGACCACGGCGAGTGACGCCGCTCAACCGGAAGATCGCCAGCGAGGATGTGGAGAACGTCCGGAGACGGTACGCCGGCGCCGCGGGCGTGACGCGCCGCATCGGGCGCTCGATGAGTCTGCGCGGGTTGCCGACCAGCGCGTATGACAAGGTGCGCGCCCTGCGCGGCCACAGCGGACCGTTTCTGCCGGTGCTCATTGAAGCCTGCGGCGAAGGGGAATCCGCGCAGGAATATCAGCACGGGGCGGCGTCCTACGGCGCGTTCACGTTTTGCCTGGCCAAGGTGTTCCGCGAGATGTCGCGCACCCGGCCACCCACGCTGCACCAACTGGTAGCCGCGGTCAAAGAGGAGCTGCAGGATTTCGGATTCGGGCAAACGCCGCAACTGCTCGGGCCGGAAAAGATTCTCTCGCAACCGCTGGGCGTGGTCGCGACTCGCGCCGCCTCGCGCGGCAAGTCGAAACGCAGGTAATGCCTCGGCATTGAAGCATGTTCGGGCCGCCGCGCGTGGCGGCGGCTGCTGCGTTACACACGAGGGAGGTACGCCATGTTCTCGCATCGACCCGCGTCGCGTTTTCTTTCCAGCATCCTGTGTGCGACGTTCGTCGTCTGGCTGACGCCTGGCGCGATTGCCGGCGAGCCGATTGACGTGGTTGGATTCAACTGCGAATCCGGCGACGCCGACTCGGTTACGCTCGCCGGGCGCATCGCAGCCGAAAACGGCATCGACATCTGGGGGTTATGCGAGGTGCTGGACGCAACCTGGGCGGATGCGTTCAAGACGGCCGCCGCTGACGGCGAGAATGCGGCGTTCGCCTCGATTGTGGGCACGACCGGCGGGGCCGACCGCATGGTGATTCTCTATAACAGCGCCCGTTTCCAGGAAGTGCGGCATTTCGAGCTGCACAACATCAACATCGGCGGCAACGTGCGCGCCCCGCTGGTGGCCGAGCTGGTCGAGCCGGCCACCGGGGTGCAGTTCTTTTTCATGGTGAACCACCTGTATCGCTCGAAACCGCAAAGCCGGCACGAGCAGGCGCGGCTGCTGAACCAGTGGGCCCGCCTGCAAACGCAGCCGATCATCGCCGTGGGCGATTACAACTTCGACTGGGAGGTCGAGGGCGGCGAAGTGGATCACGACAAGGGATACGACGAGCTTACCAAGGATG contains:
- the rbfA gene encoding Ribosome-binding factor A → MSYRLQRIASVVRSVVAEAIQRRLNDPRIEPLTSITRVEITPDLTLARVYVSVMAPEARRKLTVTALSRAAGRIRTLLAEHLTMRTIPRVEFHLDDSLRRGLETLAAIDEAMAEIEAKPPAEAPTGRPADEAEQAIDTGRDPAVREDA
- a CDS encoding tetratricopeptide repeat protein, translated to MFRFTRFLAAALRISGCLLAASIVAAGPPQNDAQRHAATPLSEIAGAPPTASRPSASLDDVPDLRRQYERARTALEDNRIDEALRLLDAAVTSAKGDYFELIALTAQAKFRAGRHGEARTAAEFAAMFRPADPDIRFLLGELYQKQDVLDRAVEQFRTATLAEAGAPDNPRVTAAWFRLGECLEKTGRLAAAAESYARFDRVIWETSPEQRNAEPVAAILKGQANGAVERRVDLLAKLGRSAEALQALESAMQRAPGDPRLARLYAQQLLSAGRGNDAAAFATAKLAELEKRSADGAATDEPIESSPYLSVLIEAARTGGGLLVELERIAANVAAGQGTALASALARRLEASEPAASVVLFRALAAHRPQDADAAWALAGALRRAGRLEEALTSLIAFVRANPDAETTFARLDGWLAALPDVEAFLKLAARLTERADRDFATDFVLGAAAAAGGQVELAEKLLSAAAGARPGFALTLVVRAQLFVRAGRWQDARREASAALEIAPRLAAAQYTLGQALEAVDDNEAAADAYKAALKQRPEDVAYALALGRLFDRTDEPVSAQRYFEQALGVNPACGEAAQGLIDSYLFHSPQKDELARSVMARAERSDMPEDVLRRMRTTLRFSRALFSDEHAAELAAQFKQHPADVRTGNMLISALLFRHHPEEALEIARSVAGVADPNDEETAVRRAEAHALNLDYRGGTTCIQPLLERYPNRVRLLDVQCELLVRDFRFEEARPLLRHVLTLKLPDLKRELARLRLLGTYAEIGDYEPALELLDEWIKDQPDNVNYLADRLSILALAGRGKEAVEAARKRLEQDAEDPLASALFIQTCEQCKDYAALAEQARKWYEANPPLPNAARILIAALTQAGRRDEALAVLDELTPATQDDDFDCRRMRAELLAAGGKVDAAIDVLETLLQEPALQPPSDMRYGFQEKLVETLAKARQYDRALQTLDGWKAAIDPRDRVTPLVLNSFRRYVFQASERLDEYISLCEEELQRNPHDPAMNNDLGYTLIDRGEQIERATRMVRLAVAESVPRRTNYRFELPLNAAYLDSLGWACYKSGDFPAAREWLSRAVRLRDGEDAALHDHLADVEFRVGDRDAALKHWKKAVALLEAQEAEKLSTRDVRLQAQVKGKLAALERGEKPEVAPLAPPPKPGGGR
- the kdsD gene encoding Arabinose 5-phosphate isomerase KdsD; translation: MTRPLDVARQVVAEEAAALRRLAEMLDERFERVLDAIMACDQIVVSGLGKSGNIAQKIAASLTSTGTPALFLHPVEALHGDLGIVTERHCLIALSRSGNTEEIVRFVEHFRRLGGPVIGMTQGRESRLAELGHHLILLPDAPEAGPLQLAPTTSCALQLAAGDALAMALLERRGFAKENFAQYHPEGPLGRRLLLRADDVMHKGDALPRVRGGETFKGLLLEMNRKQLGLALIIDDAGRLAGVFTDGDLRRLLERVENPMRLDAATAHARSRRSPDQPAVPTSCVTAEKLAVDCLQIMRTAQITSLVVVSDAAAPVGLVRLMDLVRAGLA
- a CDS encoding Caspase domain protein, with the translated sequence MPNVLRILFVHGVGNQQADTSWQGGWEDAARAGLKRWEPQADPVFDYVMYDDLFAAEEITAAGTAEAVIKLLGSGAVSAAAAVGDAVSGAAEWIGGLFGGRRGWLDTMSDRARWTAGMVVQWAENERLQRRCRQRVVEKINAFRPDVVAAHSLGSLLCYDSFSHPDTRGSIAGKTFVSFGSQIGNWFVKNTFAGRLRELDQAARWYHLYNARDNVFTAPIRIVHPTFEQVNTPSDVGGLDAHDAVRYLGHANTVDRVWRCLAAPAAAPGVRALTRAAESVAAAVRPPAHRALIVGINNYRGSIPALAGCVNNAFMVSSVLQELKFPADGIRLLLDERATAAAIRERLAWLLDDVRPGERRVFAFSGHGAQLPTYNAAETVDGVDECLVPVDFDWSAARAITDDEFALLTADLPYGVEFYAFLDCCHSGGMSRSGGAVRGVDAPDDVRHRMMRWDKSKQMWRPRRVTPLNRKIASEDVENVRRRYAGAAGVTRRIGRSMSLRGLPTSAYDKVRALRGHSGPFLPVLIEACGEGESAQEYQHGAASYGAFTFCLAKVFREMSRTRPPTLHQLVAAVKEELQDFGFGQTPQLLGPEKILSQPLGVVATRAASRGKSKRR
- a CDS encoding Endonuclease/Exonuclease/phosphatase family protein, encoding MFSHRPASRFLSSILCATFVVWLTPGAIAGEPIDVVGFNCESGDADSVTLAGRIAAENGIDIWGLCEVLDATWADAFKTAAADGENAAFASIVGTTGGADRMVILYNSARFQEVRHFELHNINIGGNVRAPLVAELVEPATGVQFFFMVNHLYRSKPQSRHEQARLLNQWARLQTQPIIAVGDYNFDWEVEGGEVDHDKGYDELTKDGVFAWVRPAALEKTQCAEQYNSVLDFVFVTGQAQTWAAVSTILPGNCPDDNLHSDHKPVKATFGPADGGPPPTNLKQQILDKIQSLEQQLQALRQLVQQL